A region from the Pempheris klunzingeri isolate RE-2024b chromosome 17, fPemKlu1.hap1, whole genome shotgun sequence genome encodes:
- the pglyrp6 gene encoding peptidoglycan recognition protein 6, with translation MDRGWWKQTLALVAVLVSTYAEASFSWHMNDFITAVKQVEGGGPGSEPVAVLRRLRRAAGLNDAFIQYFLGNATSGDPEMDAGLSVYISKAVQHRVTKDAKEEGVVLTPDGTTVALTPLLLGIEAGFLSKSRGRVQGLYQLTLAKDLHLSLKHGSPFSLGPDGCWDNLTSPQVFTLSHSPSLLTTAQLNGGMDGAVLGMEVSAKSSRPLRLSTLLTEYYCRQLESRGLDAAPRLISRRRRENFRQLVLPPVLSRQVVKSVELQRRLKGRSKMVKKERKQLMAVVKEGIREFVNTYMDCPPIIPRCMWGAEAYRGTPTNLSLPLSFMFIHHTHTPSQPCLTFEQCSADMRSMQRFHQHDRGWDDIGYSFVAGSDGYIYEGRSWHRQGAHTLGHNSIGYGVSFIGSYSTTLPSQHSMRLVRDQLASCAVGGGRLTANFTLQGHRQVVNTSCPGDALYNEITGWEHFGEVKK, from the exons ATGGATCGAGGCTGGTGGAAACAGACCCTGGCCCTTGTGGCGGTCTTGGTCAGCACATATGCAGAAG cttcATTTTCCTGGCACATGAATGACTTCATCACGGCGGTGAAGCAGGTGGAAGGCGGGGGCCCTGGGTCAGAGCCAGTGGCTGTGCTGAGGAGGCTGCGCAGGGCAGCTGGCCTTAATGATGCATTCATTCAGTACTTTCTTGGTAACGCCACCTCTGGTGATCCTGAAATGGACGCTGGCCTCTCAGTTTACATTAGCAAAGCTGTGCAGCACAGGGTGACTAAAGATGCTAAAGAGGAAGGTGTGGTCCTGACTCCTGATGGCACCACTGTTGCCCTCACGCCGCTCCTCCTGGGCATCGAGGCTGGTTTCCTCTCCAAGTCCAGGGGTCGTGTTCAGGGCCTGTACCAGCTCACTCTAGCCAAAGACTTGCACCTTTCTCTGAAGCACGGCTCTCCTTTCAGCCTGGGACCTGACGGCTGCTGGGACAATCTAACCTCTCCTCAAGTCTTCACCCTCTCACACAGCCCCTCTCTGCTCACCACTGCTCAGCTCAACGGGGGCATGGACGGCGCGGTTCTAGGGATGGAGGTCTCTGCCAAATCCAGCCGTCCTCTCAGGCTCAGCACTCTGCTGACAGAGTACTACTGCCGCcagctggagagcagaggacTGGACGCCGCCCCGCGCCTCATCAGCCGACGTCGTAGAGAGAACTTCAGACAGCTGGTCCTCCCTCCGGTGCTGAGCAGACAGGTGGTGAAATCAGTAGAGCTGCAGCGGAGACTGAAGGGGCGCTCAAAGATGGTCaagaaggagaggaagcagctgatgGCTGTGGTGAAAGAGGGAATAAGAGAGTTTGTCAATACGTACATGG ATTGCCCACCCATCATACCTCGCTGTATGTGGGGTGCAGAGGCGTACAGAGGAACCCCCACCAACCTGtcccttcccctctccttcATGTTCatccaccacactcacacaccgagCCAGCCCTGCCTGACCTTCGAGCAGTGCTCTGCAGACATGCGCTCCATGCAGCGCTTCCACCAACACGACAGAGGCTGGGATGACATAGGATACAG CTTTGTCGCAGGCTCTGACGGGTACATCTACGAGGGCCGAAGCTGGCATAGGCAAGGAGCACACACCCTCGGGCACAACTCCATAGGCTACGGCGTTTCCTTCATTGGAAGCTACTCCACCACTCTGCCCTCTCAGCATTCCATGCGGCTGGTGAGAGATCAGCTGGCGTCATGCGCTGTTGGTGGTGGACGACTGACGGCCAACTTCACCCTGCAGGGCCACAGGCAGGTGGTGAACACTTCCTGTCCCGGAGATGCTCTCTATAATGAGATCACAGGCTGGGAACACTTTGGG GAGGtcaagaaatga
- the mcoln1b gene encoding mucolipin-1b: MASSSYTCIQDSATEKDRLLSSVSSYGSRDPLGDGSPRPTVLVGSDPHQKQEEEEEEEEEALRRKLKYFFMSPCDKYHAKGRKPFKLGLQLLKIIIVTVQLVLFGLSNQMVVTFKEENTAAFKHLFLKGYEENVPQAVHTQTELYSCIHFAIEQYMALPQISLGQYAYVLGVGVNGSALSLCQRYYKRGTIDPVNDTFDIDPHVVTDCIGLNPLTYSSAPGNSDYKNFTLKFYKLINVTIDFQLKAINIQTIINNEIPDCYTFAITIAMDNRAHSGKVKISLQNQASIKECKDPNVSGHAESYAREFFDVLVAFVCLLSLLLCGRSILRGILLQHEYVQFFKHKLCRSVSWGDRMEFINGWYILLIISDMFTIIGSFIKIGIESKNLSSYDICGILLGTSTLLVWVGVIRYLSFFQKYNILIVTLRAAFPNVIRFCCCAAAIYMGYCFCGWIVLGPYHAKFRSLSMVSECLFSLINGDDMFVTFAEMEQSGTLVWIFSQIYLYTFISLFIYMVLSLFIALITGAYDTIMAQTQEQVRVTDLHAFIAECTDTPSSGKFRGPEGSSCSFLCCCDW; the protein is encoded by the exons ATGGCATCTTCAAGTTACACCTGCATCCAGGACAGCGCCACAG AGAAGGAcaggctcctctcctccgtAAGCAGCTATGGGTCCCGGGACCCTCTTGGGGATGGCAGCCCCCGTCCCACTGTTTTGGTGGGCTCTGACCCTCACcagaagcaggaggaagaggaagaagaggaggaggaggccctGAGGAGGAAACTCAAGTACTTCTTCATGAGCCCTTGTGACAAGTATCACGCCAAGGGGCGCAAGCCTTTCAAGCTGggcctgcagctgctcaaaaTCATCATTGTGACGGTGCAG TTGGTGCTGTTTGGACTGAGCAACCAGATGGTGGTGAcatttaaagaggaaaacacagcgGCATTCAAACACCTTTTCCTGAAGGGCTATGAGGAGAACGTTCCTCAGGCCGTCCACACGCAGACGGAACTCTACAGCTGCATTCACTTTGCCATAGAGCAG TACATGGCTCTACCTCAGATCTCGCTCGGTCAGTATGCATACGTGTTGGGCGTCGGTGTAAATGGAAGTGCGCTCTCCCTCTGCCAGAGGTACTACAAGAGGGGCACCATCGACCCGGTCAACGACACCTTTGACATCGACCCCCATGTTGTCACCG ATTGCATTGGACTGAATCCACTGACTTACAGCTCTGCTCCTGGAAACAGTGACTACAAGAATTTCACTCTCAAGTTTTACAA GCTGATCAATGTAACAATTGACTTCCAGCTGAAGGCCATCAACATCCAGACCATTATAAACAATGAAATCCCGGACTGCTACACCTTTGCTATCACG ATCGCCATGGATAACAGAGCGCACAGCGGCAAAGTAAAGATCAGTCTGCAGAACCAGGCCTCTATAAAGGAGTGTAAAGACCCCAACGTGTCTGGGCACG CGGAGAGCTACGCACGGGAGTTCTTCGACGTGCTGGTGGCGTTCGTCTGTCTGCtgtccctgctgctgtgtgggcGCTCCATCCTCAGAGGCATCCTGCTGCAGCAC GAGTACGTGCAGTTTTTCAAACACAAACTCTGCCGCAGTGTCAGCTGGGGAGACAGGATGGAGTTCATCAACGGCTGGTACATCCTACTCATCATCAGCGACATGTTCACCATCATCGGCAGCTTCATCAAAATTGGGATCGAGTCCAAG AATCTGTCATCTTATGACATATGTGGAATCCTGCTGGGAACCTCAACTCTGCTGGTGTGGGTGGGAGTCATCCGCTACCTCAGCTTCTTTCAGAAATACAAT ATCTTGATTGTGACTCTAAGAGCTGCTTTTCCCAATGTGATCCgcttctgctgctgtgcagCTGCTATTTACATGGGTTATTGCTTCTGTGGATGGATTGTGCTGGGACCCTATCATGCCAag TTTCGCTCCCTGTCCATGGTGTCAGAGTGCCTGTTTTCTCTGATCAATGGAGACGACATGTTCGTAACCTTCGCTGAGATGGAGCAGAGCGGTACGCTGGTGTGGATCTTCAGCCAGATCTACCTTTACACTTTTATCTCCCTCTTCATCTACATGGTGCTGTCCCTCTTCATTGCACTCATCACCGGCGCCTACGACACCATTATG GCCCAAACTCAGGAGCAGGTACGCGTCACTGATCTGCACGCGTTCATCGCAGAGTGCACGGACACGCCCAGCTCGGGCAAGTTCCGTGGGCCCGAAGGGTCCTCGTgctccttcctctgctgctgtgactggtGA
- the LOC139216577 gene encoding trafficking protein particle complex subunit 5-like, which yields MDTRFTRGKSNILDRPLTRPKTEVSVSAFALLFSEMVQYCQSRVYSVSELQTRLADMGQSVGASMLDVLVLREKNGKRETKVLNMLLFIKVNVWKSLFGKEADKLEQANDDDKTYYIIEKEPLINAYISVPKENSSLNCAAFTAGIVEAILTHSGFPAKVTAHWHKGTTLMIKFNESVIARDKALDGR from the exons ATGGACACTCGGTTCACTCGAGGGAAATCCAACATCTTGGATCGACCCCTGACGCGACCCAAGACTGAAGTCAGCGTGAGTGCTTTTGCCCTGCTGTTCTCGGAGATGGTCCAGTACTGCCAGAGCCGTGTGTACTCTGTGTCCGAGCTGCAGACACGCCTGGCAGACATGGGCCAGAGCGTGGGAGCCAGCATGCTGGACGTGCTGGTCCTGCGAGAGAAGAACGGAAAGAGGGAGACCAAAGTGCTAAACATGCTGCTCTTCATCAAG GTTAATGTCTGGAAGTCTTTGTTTGGGAAGGAGGCTGACAAGCTGGAGCAGGCCAACGATGATGACAAGACTTACTACATCATAGAGAAGGAGCCACTCATCAACGCGTACATCTCTGTGCCCAAAGAGAACAGCAGCTTGAACTGCGCTGCCTTCACTGCGGGCATCGTGGAGGCCATCCTCACACACAGCGGCTTCCCTGCCAAAGTCACCGCGCACTGGCACAAAGGCACCACGTTAATGATAAAGTTTAATGAGTCGGTCATAGCCAGGGACAaagctttggatggcagataa